One Natrinema marinum genomic window carries:
- a CDS encoding fatty acid--CoA ligase, with protein MSAHPTIGDTLEGTVERHPDRDAIVYPRKDQRWTFAEFDERVNRLANALLEAGIEKGDRIATVLYNGSEIALTVYACAKIGAVFTPLNFRLPAGELEYIINDADAAMVLFEAETREAVEGARPNLETISEFVYIDDDRDAVPEYATGFYELLESGSPEKPDATVEEDDVYAFMYTSGTTGRPKGVVHEHRSMVEHNLLCIAEANMTRDDVGLSMMPLYHCAELHCNLFPRVHRGAASVIHHEFEPDAALEAIEAHEVTLVFAAPTAWNALSMTAAEMDADVSSLRLGLYGAAPMPEQVLENCREHLCDDYLQAYGMTEIGPAGVFQPPEDQLSKQGSAGLPALNHRLRIVEPDADPDREVDEGEIGEILISSPCTMREYWNRPEATADSLREANGTTWYYTGDLGYRDEDGYLYVVDRKDDMIVSGGENVYPAEVEDVLFAHDAVAEAAVVGEPDEEWGERIVAYVVAAGVEAADLDEFALESDRLADFKRPRTYYFVDELPKNPSGKVQKFKLREDEAAVEPEAETVSD; from the coding sequence ATGTCAGCACACCCCACGATAGGTGACACCCTCGAGGGAACCGTCGAGCGCCACCCCGACCGCGACGCGATCGTCTACCCGCGCAAGGACCAGCGCTGGACCTTCGCGGAGTTCGACGAGCGCGTAAACCGGCTCGCGAACGCGTTGCTCGAGGCCGGCATCGAGAAAGGAGATCGGATCGCGACCGTCCTCTACAACGGCTCGGAGATCGCGCTCACCGTCTACGCCTGTGCGAAGATCGGGGCCGTCTTCACCCCGCTGAACTTCCGCCTGCCGGCCGGCGAACTCGAGTACATCATCAACGACGCCGACGCGGCGATGGTCCTCTTCGAAGCCGAGACGCGAGAGGCGGTCGAGGGGGCGCGCCCGAACTTAGAGACCATCTCGGAGTTCGTCTACATCGACGACGACCGCGACGCAGTCCCGGAGTACGCGACCGGCTTCTACGAATTGCTCGAGTCGGGCTCACCCGAGAAACCGGACGCGACCGTCGAAGAGGACGACGTGTACGCCTTCATGTACACGTCGGGAACCACCGGCCGGCCGAAGGGCGTCGTCCACGAGCACCGGAGCATGGTCGAGCACAACCTCCTGTGCATCGCGGAGGCGAACATGACGCGCGACGACGTGGGCCTCTCGATGATGCCGCTGTATCACTGCGCCGAACTTCACTGCAACCTCTTCCCGCGTGTCCACCGCGGCGCGGCCAGCGTCATCCACCACGAGTTCGAACCCGACGCCGCCCTCGAGGCGATCGAAGCGCACGAGGTCACGCTCGTCTTCGCGGCGCCGACCGCGTGGAACGCGCTCTCGATGACCGCCGCCGAGATGGACGCCGACGTCTCGTCGCTCAGACTCGGCCTCTACGGCGCGGCCCCGATGCCCGAACAGGTCCTCGAGAACTGCCGGGAGCACCTCTGTGACGACTACCTGCAGGCCTACGGCATGACCGAGATCGGCCCCGCGGGCGTCTTCCAGCCGCCGGAAGATCAACTCTCGAAGCAGGGCTCGGCCGGCCTCCCCGCGCTCAACCATCGGCTGCGGATCGTCGAACCCGACGCCGACCCCGACCGGGAGGTCGACGAGGGCGAGATCGGTGAGATCCTGATCTCGAGCCCGTGTACGATGCGCGAGTACTGGAACCGTCCGGAGGCGACCGCCGACTCTCTGCGCGAGGCCAACGGGACGACGTGGTACTACACCGGCGACCTGGGCTATCGGGACGAAGACGGCTACCTCTACGTCGTCGACCGCAAGGACGACATGATCGTCTCCGGCGGCGAGAACGTCTATCCGGCCGAGGTCGAGGACGTGCTGTTCGCCCACGACGCCGTCGCGGAGGCGGCCGTCGTCGGCGAACCCGACGAGGAGTGGGGCGAACGGATCGTCGCCTACGTCGTGGCCGCCGGCGTAGAGGCCGCTGACCTCGACGAGTTCGCCCTCGAGAGCGACCGGCTCGCCGACTTCAAGCGCCCGCGGACGTACTACTTCGTCGACGAACTCCCGAAGAATCCCAGCGGCAAGGTCCAGAAGTTCAAGCTCCGTGAGGACGAGGCGGCCGTCGAGCCCGAGGCCGAGACGGTCTCGGACTGA
- a CDS encoding glutamate--cysteine ligase yields MERGSRESFTRMGTLGIEEECFVVDEDGRPTSGTDELVYEHDPPEILEGRLDHELFKFVIETQTPLIEDPADARDSLLAIRQALVDHAAAHGFRIAAAGLHPLARWQELEHAEKPRYRAQLDRIQYPQHRNTTAGVHVHVGVDDADKAVWIANELRWYVPVMLALSSNSPYWNGFDTGLQSARAKIFEALPNTGMPTHFEDFEAFDRFERLMLETDSINDRGELWYDVRPHTAHGTVELRAPDGQADPGVVLAFVEYTHALVESLAEEYEDGASGHDHRRELLDENKWRAIRYGQDAAFIDRDLEGTVELGELVDRECERLGIDGIKDVYERESGADRQRRLLEDEGPDALCESLFLQTE; encoded by the coding sequence ATGGAACGCGGGTCGAGAGAATCGTTTACGCGCATGGGAACGCTGGGGATCGAAGAGGAGTGTTTCGTCGTCGACGAGGACGGGCGCCCCACCAGCGGGACCGACGAACTCGTCTACGAACACGACCCGCCCGAGATCCTCGAGGGGCGACTCGACCACGAACTGTTCAAGTTCGTCATCGAGACGCAGACGCCGCTGATCGAAGACCCCGCCGACGCCCGCGACTCGCTGCTCGCGATTCGGCAAGCGCTGGTCGACCACGCCGCGGCTCACGGCTTTCGGATCGCCGCCGCCGGCCTCCACCCACTCGCGAGGTGGCAGGAACTCGAACACGCCGAGAAACCGCGCTACCGGGCGCAACTCGACCGGATTCAGTACCCCCAGCACCGGAACACGACCGCGGGCGTCCACGTTCACGTCGGCGTCGACGACGCAGACAAGGCGGTCTGGATCGCCAACGAACTGCGGTGGTACGTCCCGGTCATGCTCGCGCTCTCTTCGAACTCGCCGTACTGGAACGGGTTCGACACCGGTCTCCAGTCCGCGCGCGCGAAGATCTTCGAAGCGCTGCCCAACACGGGGATGCCGACCCACTTCGAGGATTTCGAGGCGTTCGACCGGTTCGAGCGGCTGATGCTCGAGACCGACTCGATCAACGACCGCGGCGAACTGTGGTACGACGTGCGTCCCCACACCGCCCACGGGACCGTCGAGCTCCGCGCACCCGACGGACAGGCCGATCCCGGTGTCGTGCTGGCGTTCGTCGAGTACACCCACGCACTCGTCGAGTCCCTCGCCGAGGAGTACGAGGACGGCGCGAGCGGCCACGACCACCGGCGGGAACTCCTCGATGAGAACAAGTGGCGGGCCATCCGATACGGCCAGGACGCCGCCTTCATCGACCGCGATCTCGAGGGCACCGTCGAACTGGGCGAACTCGTCGACCGCGAGTGCGAGCGGCTCGGGATCGACGGCATCAAGGACGTCTACGAGCGCGAAAGCGGGGCCGACCGACAGCGTCGCCTGCTCGAGGACGAGGGGCCCGACGCGCTCTGTGAGTCGCTGTTTCTCCAGACGGAGTGA
- a CDS encoding S1C family serine protease, protein MSDPTTFEQLYRETIPSVVSVYVDSDHRRPGGAGSGFVYDAEHVVTNQHVVGTVEEVDLRFSDDSWTVGRVVGTDPHTDLAVIRVDDLPAGAVPLRIAESAPSPGEPVAALGNPMGLDGTITTGIVSGVNRSSPTGSGFTIPDTVQTDAPINPGNSGGPLVTLERDVVGVNRAKAGENIGFAISAAVVDRVVPELLEHGRFRHPYLRVRTIDVSPTVAEANDLSSPRGVLVVDAPLGPSSAALRGCRTARRVRGREIPVGGDVIVGIDDFGIDSHEELQRYLLTETQPGQTIEIDVLRDGERTTEEVVLAERPRRATDPAKTQQWIG, encoded by the coding sequence ATGAGTGATCCTACCACGTTCGAACAGCTGTATCGCGAAACGATTCCCTCGGTGGTCTCGGTCTACGTCGACTCGGACCACCGTCGTCCGGGCGGGGCGGGGTCGGGGTTCGTCTACGACGCCGAGCACGTGGTCACGAACCAGCACGTCGTCGGGACCGTCGAAGAGGTCGACCTCCGGTTCAGCGACGACTCGTGGACCGTCGGCCGAGTCGTCGGCACAGATCCCCACACGGACCTCGCGGTGATCCGCGTCGACGATCTCCCGGCGGGCGCGGTGCCCCTGCGGATCGCGGAGAGCGCCCCGAGCCCGGGCGAGCCGGTCGCGGCGCTCGGGAACCCGATGGGGCTGGACGGAACGATCACGACGGGGATCGTCAGCGGCGTGAACCGCTCGTCGCCGACGGGAAGCGGTTTCACCATCCCGGACACGGTCCAGACCGACGCGCCGATCAACCCCGGCAACAGCGGCGGGCCGCTCGTCACGCTCGAGCGGGACGTGGTCGGCGTCAACCGGGCGAAAGCCGGCGAGAACATCGGATTCGCGATTTCCGCCGCCGTCGTCGATCGAGTCGTTCCGGAACTCCTCGAGCACGGACGGTTCCGCCATCCGTACCTGCGGGTTCGGACGATCGACGTCTCACCCACCGTCGCCGAGGCTAACGATCTGTCGAGCCCACGGGGCGTCCTCGTCGTGGACGCTCCGCTTGGGCCGTCGAGCGCCGCGTTGCGCGGGTGTCGAACAGCCCGTCGAGTTCGCGGCCGAGAGATTCCCGTCGGCGGGGACGTGATCGTCGGCATCGACGATTTCGGAATCGATTCGCACGAGGAACTCCAGCGCTATCTGCTGACGGAAACGCAACCGGGGCAGACGATCGAGATCGACGTGCTTCGAGACGGCGAGCGGACGACCGAGGAAGTCGTGCTGGCCGAACGTCCGCGCCGCGCTACCGACCCCGCGAAAACGCAGCAGTGGATCGGGTAA